The Papaver somniferum cultivar HN1 chromosome 3, ASM357369v1, whole genome shotgun sequence genome includes a region encoding these proteins:
- the LOC113355806 gene encoding berberine bridge enzyme-like 23 gives MGSSRRNSLTNLFLIVLFSVSWIGTTTSSTSTISAVENTFLECMSSKAHPLSQIHTSQTSSYSSLLYSPSIQNLRLVTSIKAEKPTIILTPKTALEIRKALLCSKQNGLQIRVRSGGHDYEGLSSTSNFPFIIIDLLNYRSISIHLNTRTAWVQAGATVGELSYRINEKSKTLAFPVGTCPTMGVGGHFSGGGIGMLVRKYGIAADNIIDATILDVNGKILNRTSMGENLFWAIRGGSGASFGIILSWQIKLVQVPQVVTVFSPGRVLEQDATKLVMKWQQVADKLPQDLFIRLVVQLGTWNGKKTVQVVFNSLYLGGAQDLLKIMQQSFPELGLTTNDCKEMSWIDSVVNIGNYQQVSQLLDRTHPDTLPFKAKSDYVQKPVSQAGLEGLWKRVLEEEMYMVYIILEPFGGKMNDISEAALPFPHRKGNLYEIQYIVKWNQGQPAQKHIDWIRNLYSYMTPYVSSSPRAAYVNYRDLDLGKNNDLPNVNYLKATQWGTKYFKGNFKKLAMVKKEVDPQNYFNDEQSIPPFSASISLSDM, from the coding sequence ATGGGTTCATCAAGAAGAAACTCACTAACAAATCTGTTCTTGATAGTTCTGTTTTCAGTTTCATGGATTGGTACTACCACTTCATCAACTTCAACAATCAGTGCTGTTGAAAACACTTTTCTTGAATGCATGTCTTCAAAAGCACATCCATTATCACAAATTCACacctcacaaacatcttcatattCATCTCTTTTATACTCTCCTTCCATTCAAAACCTTAGATTGGTCACTTCAATCAAAGCCGAAAAACCAACTATCATACTTACACCAAAGACtgctttagaaataagaaaagcTCTACTTTGTAGTAAACAAAATGGGTTACAAATCAGAGTAAGAAGTGGAGGTCATGACTATGAAGGTTTATCTTCTACTTCAAATTTCCCGTTCATAATCATCGATCTTTTAAATTATCGATCGATCTCTATCCACCTTAACACTCGAACCGCTTGGGTTCAGGCTGGTGCAACAGTTGGTGAACTTTCTTACAGGATTAATGAAAAAAGTAAAACTCTGGCATTCCCTGTTGGGACTTGTCCTACGATGGGTGTTGGTGGGCACTTCAGCGGAGGTGGTATCGGAATGTTGGTAAGAAAATATGGTATTGCTGCAGATAATATTATTGATGCCACAATACTTGATGTTAATGGGAAAATCCTAAATAGAACATCGATGGGTGAAAATTTGTTTTGGGCAATCAGAGGTGGAAGTGGTGCGAGTTTCGGAATAATTCTTTCATGGCAAATCAAACTAGTCCAAGTTCCACAAGTAGTCACTGTTTTCTCACCTGGAAGAGTACTAGAACAAGATGCAACAAAACTTGTTATGAAATGGCAACAAGTTGCTGATAAACTTCCTCAAGATCTATTTATTAGACTCGTTGTACAACTCGGCACATGGAATGGGAAGAAAACAGTTCAAGTTGTTTTCAACTCACTGTACCTTGGTGGTGCTCAAGATCTACTCAAAATAATGCAACAAAGCTTCCCCGAGCTCGGGTTAACCACAAATGACTGCAAGGAGATGAGTTGGATTGATTCGGTCGTGAACATCGGAAACTATCAACAAGTTTCTCAACTGCTAGATAGAACACACCCTGATACATTGCCTTTCAAAGCGAAATCCGATTACGTGCAAAAACCGGTTTCCCAGGCCGGGTTGGAAGGGCTTTGGAAAAGAGTTCTTGAAGAGGAAATGTATATGGTGTACATAATTTTAGAGCCGTTTGGTGGAAAGATGAATGATATTTCAGAGGCAGCTCTACCATTCCCACATAGAAAAGGTAATCTGTATGAGATTCAATATATTGTGAAGTGGAATCAAGGACAACCGGCTCAAAAACATATAGATTGGATAAGGAATCTTTACAGTTATATGACTCCGTACGTTTCGAGTTCGCCAAGAGCTGCTTATGTCAATTATAGAGATCTTGATTTGGGTAAGAACAATGATCTTCCGAATGTGAATTATTTGAAAGCTACCCAATGGGGAACAAAGTATTTCAAAGGAAATTTCAAGAAATTGGCAATGGTTAAGAAAGAAGTTGATCCGCAAAATTACTTCAACGATGAACAAAGTATTCCACCATTTTCAGCATCAATATCACTAAGTGATATGTAG